The following DNA comes from Deinococcus sp. YIM 134068.
GCCGAGGTGCTCTACCGCCGCTTCGAGTTCGAGGTCGAGGTGCTGATGCCCTGCGTCCTCGCCTCCGTGGCGGCCTACGCGGTGTACGGGGTGGCCTTCGGCTTCACGCCGCTGTTCAGCGTGCAGGCGCTTCAGGTGCCCTCCGCCTCGCAGCTTCCGGGGGTGGCGGGCGTGGCGCTGGCGGTGGCGCTGGCGGGGTGGGCGTCCCTGTTCGCCTGCCGCCTGCTGCCGGGGGCGTGGACCACCGGACCGCGCCGCATCGTCCTGGGGGGCGTGTTCGGTGCCCTGACGGCGGCGCTGGCCCTCTGGAGCACGCCCGCCGTTCTCGGGGACGGGGCCGGGTGGGTGCAGCTCGGCGCGTCGGGCTTTCTGGGAGAGGAGGGCATCGTGGCGGGCGCGTGGCGCTGGGGGCTGCTCGCGCTGGGGGCGCGGCTGGCGTTCGGGGGCGGGGTGCTGCCGTCGGTCGGGGTGGGGGGGCTGCTCGGCGCGGGGCTGGGGTCGCTGCTGGGGGTGGACGTGGCGGTGTGTGCGCTGGTCGGCGCGGTCGCCTTCCTGACGACCACCCTCAACGTGCCCGTGGCGGCGGCGCTGCTGGCGGTCGCGTGGGGCGGGGACGCCATGCTGCCCACCGCCCTCCTCGCGGCGGGGCTGGCCCACCTCGTGAGCGGCGAGTCGGGGTTACTGCCCGGTCAGGCCCGCTCGCGCGCGGCGAGTCCCGTCCATGCGGCCACCGGCCTGAGCCTTCTCCCCGAGGGCGTGCGCTTCGTGGCCCGCCGTGCCCCCGATGGGGCGGGGACACCCGGCACGCCGTTGGATGCCCCATCCACCGCAGAGGACGGCGGGTTGCCCCCGCTCGCCTCCGACCGGGAACTGTACCGGCGCGGCGTTCCGGCGAGCTGGCGGGGCGCGCGGCTCTCGGTCCTCTCCCTGCCGCCCGGCGTGGAGGTCGTGGGCGTCGTACGGGAGGGGACGGTGCGCCTCCCCCGCCCCGAGTTGCGCCTCACCGCCGACGACGAACTCGTGTTCCTGGCGCGGCCCGAGGCGTATGCGGCTCTGGAGGGTGTGTTGCGGCTGCCGGGATGAGGTTGGACAGTTGAGCCGTCACGTCACCCCCTCATCCCGGCCCTCTGCCACGAACACCTGACGGGCAAGAGCAGGTCAACGTGCCAACTGTGCTCTTTTCTCCCTCCCTCCTTGTGGGGGAGGGTCGGGGAGGGGGGTGAAGAGCACCGCTCGTCCTCCTGCCAGATAATGAAAACACTCCTTTCGCCCGATCTGAAATTTGCATCAAACGTCAAGAGAAGAGAGGAAAGACGGAAGCCACATCCCGCCGTCTCCCCATCCTGAACGCCCCCGGTCGCACCTCCCGATAATGCCCCGGTGACTGCCGCGCCCGCCCGCCCCGACCGTGCCCCGTGGAACCGAGACGAGCGGCTGGGCATCCTGAATGGCTGGCTGGTGTTCCTGGGCGACGGCTTCCTGAACGTGTCGGTGGTGCTGGCGGGCTTCGCGGCGCGGCTGGGGGCACCCAATGCCGTCATCGGGCTGCTGCCCGCCATTGCGGGGGGCGGGTGGATGCTGCCGCAGCTTCTCGTGGCCGCGCGGGTGCGCCCGCTGCCGCACAAGCTGCCCGTGTACCGCTCGGCGGCGCTGGCGCGGATGCTCTCGTACCTGGCGATGGTGGTGATCGCGGCGACGCTGGCCGACCGTCCCGCCCTGTGCCTGACGCTGTTCATCCTGGCGATGGTGACCAATGCCCTCGCCTCCGGCGTGGCGGGGCTGCCCTTTCTGGAGGTCGTGAGCAAGGTCGTGCCCTCCAGCCGCCGCGCCCGCTTCTTCGGGACGCGCAATCTATACGGCGGGCTGCTCGCGTTCGGGGCCGGGCTGGTCGTGCGCTGGATTCTGGCGTCGGAGCTGGCCTTTCCGCTGAACTACGCGCTGATCTTCCTGCTGGGCACGGTCGCGTACACGGTGGGGTACGGGGTCTTCGGGCGGGTGACGGAGCCTCCCGACCAGCCCCTCCCGCCGGGCAACGTGTGGGACGAGGTGCGGTCCATCCCCGCCACGCTCGCGGACGCGCACTTCCGGGCCTTCCTGCGGGTGCGGCTGCTGCTGGCGGCGGCGAGCCTGGGCGAACCCTTCTACGCCGTGTACGCGCTGCGGGAGCTGGAGTACCCGGCGGCCACCCTGGGCGTCTTCGTGATGACCCTTACCGGGGCCGCGCCGCTATCCAACCTCGTGTGGCAGCGGGTCGCCGAGCGCAAGGGGTCGCGGCGCATCATCCGCTACGCGGCGGCGACGGCGGGCCTCGCCCCCCTCGTGGCGCTGACCGTGGGCACGCTGGGGCTGGGAGCGTGGGCCTACCTGCTCGTCTTCCTGCTCACCAGCGTGGCCGCGCAGGGCTTCAATCTCGGGCACACCAACCACCTCCTGAACATCTCGCCGCCCGAGTCCCGCAGCCGCTACATCGGCACGCTGAACACGCTCGTGGGCACGGTCCTCTTCGCGCCCGTCGTGGGCGGGGTAATTGCCGACACGTTGGGCTACCGCACCGTGTTCGTCCTCGGCTCGGCGCTGTTCGCCGTCGCATGGTGGCAGTGCGGGAAGTTGCGGCGGGACGCGTGAGGGCGGGCGGTAGTGAGACCCGAGCGATGAACCGACAGTCGCCGGAGGTCGTACCCAGAGTGACCCGTGTTGGGTCTCACCCAATGGGGGATGGAAGGACCCGGCCCACATCCTGCCACCGGGGACAGTTACTCACCCCCTGCGAGCGCGACAATGGGTGAACGTCTCCCCCACCCGAGGACCCGCCCATGACCATTCTGCCCCCCGACCGCGACCCACCACCCCAACCCGACCCTTCCCGCCGGGAGTTCCTGCGCCGCGCCGCCCTGTTCACGGGCACGGCGGTCGCGCTGGGCGGTGGCCTGACCCTGCTCACCCGCCGACCCGGAGCGGTCGATGGGGCGACTGGCGAGGAGGTCATCTGGCGGCCCGGCGGTCCCCCCGGCCCCTACGACACGGCGGAGGCAGTCACGCCCTACCGGCAGGCGACGACCTACAACAACTTCTACGAGTTCGGGCTGGGGAAGGACGACCCGGCCCGGCTCGGCGGCAGCCTCCGGACGCGCCCGTGGACGGTACAGATCGACGGCGAGGTCCGCAGGCCGCAGACGGTGGACGTGGACACGCTCCAGTCGTGGTTCCCGCTGGAGGACCGCGTGTACCGGATGCGCTGCGTGGAGGGCTGGTCGATGGTGATGCCCTGGCTGGGCTTCCCGCTCGGGGCGCTGTTGCGGCGGATGGAACCGACCGGACAGGCCCGCTATGTCCAGTTCACCTCCCTCCACGACCCCGAGCAGTTCCCCGGCCAGCGGTCGGGCGTGCTGGCGTGGCCCTACGTGGAGGGGCTGCGGCTGGACGAGGCGCTCCATCCCCTCACCCTGATGGCGGTCGGATTACAAGGTCGGGTGCTCCTCCCCCAGAACGGTGCCCCATTGCGGCTCGTCGTGCCGTGGAAGTACGGCTTTAAGAGCATCAAGTCGGTCGTGCGAATCACCCTGACCCGCGAGCAACCGCGCACGACGTGGAGCGAGGCCGCTCCGAACGAGTACGGCTTCTTTGCCAACGTGAACCCCGCCGTGGACCACCCCCGCTGGAGTCAGGCCACCGAGCGCCGCATCGGGGAGGGGGGCCGCCGCCCGACCCTGCCCTTCAACGGGTACGCGGAGGAGGTCGCGCAGTTGTACGGCGGGATGGACCTGGGGAAGTTCTATTGAGCCGCCGATCAGGCCCGCCGCTCCCCTGGCTCGTCCCCGCCGTCACAGTGGGCGGCCTGCTTCCCGCCGCCGTGCTGCTGCTGGACGCCACGACGGGCACACTCGGCGCGAATCCGGTGCAACGTGCCCTGCACCAGACGGGTCTGCTCGCCTTGACGCTGCTCATCCTCTCGCTGACCTGCACACCGCTCCGGCTCCTGTTTCGCTGGACGTGGCCCGCCCGCATCCGCAAGGCGCTGGGTCTGCTCGCCTTCGGGTACGCGGCGCTGCACTTCCTGATCTACCTCTTCGACCACGCCTTTGCGCCCGGCGTTGTCCTCGCGGACGTGCTGGAGCGGCCCTTCATCACGGTCGGCCTCACAGCGCTCCTCCTTCTCGTGCCCCTGGCGTGGACGAGCGGGCGGGACGACGTGCGCCGCCTGGGCTTCGCGCGCTGGCAGAGGTTACACCGGCTGGTCTACGTCGCCGTCAGCCTCGCCGCCCTGCATTACTGGTGGGGCGTGAAGCAGGACCGCACGGCACCGCTGGTCGCCGCCCTCGTCGTCGCGGCGTTGTTCGCGGTGCGGCTGGTGTGGAGGAAGCGTTCAGCCGCTCGGCGTCGGGTGGGGTCGGCTTCCCGGTTGTCGGGGGATTGAAGGGGTATTGAGGGGTTGGCTTTTTGGGAGGCCAGGCCCGCTTCACCCCCTCCCGGCCTCCCCCCTCAATGGGGAGGAGAAAAAGAGCTGAAGCTTTCGCTATGTTGCTCCCTCTTCCCTTGAGACGCTTGATCTGCAATAGAAAGTGAGCGTCCCAGAAGTACTTTTTGCTCCCTCCCTCCTTGTGAGGGAGGGTTGGGGAGGGGGGTGGCGAGCACCGCTCGCCCTGCTGTCAGAAGACAACTGCGGGTCGCATTCCCTCAATGCCCCAGAATCTTCCCCAGGAACGCCTTCGCGCGGTCGTGCTGCGGATTGGTGTAGAAGGCTTCGGGCGTCGTGTCCTCCACGATCTGGCCCTGATCAAAGAAAAGGATGCGGTCGGCGACCTCGCGGGCAAAACCCATCTCGTGCGTGACGACGAGCATGGTCATGCCGGTGCGGGCGAGTTCTTTCATCACGTCCAGCACCTCCTTGATCATCTCGGGGTCGAGGGCGGAGGTCGGCTCGTCGAAGAGCATCACTTTGGGGTCCATCGCCAGGGCGCGGGCAATGGCGACGCGCTGCTGCTGGCCGCCGGAAAGCTGCGCCGGGTACTTGTGCGCCTGCTCCTCGATGCCGACGCGGCGAAGCAACTCCAGCCCGCGCTTCTCGGCCTCGGCCTTGCCCGTCTTGCGAACACGCATCGGGGCCAGGGTGATGTTCTCCAGCACGGTCAGATGCGGGAAGAGGTTGAAGCTCTGGAAGACCATCCCGACCTCGCGCCGGATCGCGTCGAGGTTGCGCGCCCCCTGAAGAGGAATACCGTCCACCGTGATGCTCCCGCCGTCGTGGGGGTCGAGCGCGTTGATGGTGCGGATGAAGGTGCTCTTGCCGCTGCCGCTCGGCCCGATGATGACGACGACCTCGCCGGGCCGCACGCTCATGCTCACCCCGCGCAGGGCATGGAAGGTTCCGAAGTGCTTCTGCACCTCCTGGGCGACGATGATGGGCTGCACCGCCGGGGCACTCGTGCTGCCGGGCTGGGCACCGGTGCTGGTCTGGGTCATGCCGGGAGTGTACAGGCTACCGGGGAATGGAAAATCGAGTGGCGGCGGTGCCCTCTCCCACTTTCCCTCACTCCTCTCCCGAACTGGCGTTCACGTGGTCACGGCAGGCCAGCCCAGGACACCACCCCACGGCGGGCACGGTCTCCGGCACCGCCTCCAGCAGCCGCGCCCACAGCCCGTCGGCGTCCTCGGAGGCGAGGCACGACAGGCCCTCCCCCGCCCGGTAGCTCCACAGGCCCACGCGGGCCGCGCCGCTGACCCACGCCGCGCGCAGGGCCGCCACCGCGAGGTCGGCCCGGCCCCGCTCCACCCGGAAGGCGCGGACCCACAGGTGGGCGGCGCATCCCGCCCCGTCCGCGTAGGCCCGGAGTGCGTGCGCGTGCCGGGTGACGTAGGCGGCCTGCTCGGCGGGCGTGGGCTGCCAGTCGTAGGGATCGGTGCCCACGCTGCCCACCCGCCCCGCGAGGACGGCGGGATCGGGCCAGCCGTACCCCGGCTCGAAGCAGACGTGGTTGGTCAGCCCCGCCAATTGACCCTCGCGCAGCCAGCCCACCAGGAGGTCCCCCATTGGCCCGCCCCCGAGTCGGTCGCGCGGCTCGTCCCAGAACAGGCCGTCCGGCGCGGCGGCGACGGCGCAGGCGAGCCAGCGGGCCACGGCGTCGGCCACGGCGGGCGAGCGGGCACCGTGATGTGCGACCGCCGACAGCCCCTCGCCTCCGAACACCCCACCGACGCCCCAGGGCGAGAGCCAGGCTTCCAGGCCCGCGTCCCGCGCCGCCGTCACGAGGTCCACGGCGAGTCCGGGCGCGAAGCACACGTCCTGCTCGGTCAGCGGGAAGTTGACCCAGGTGAAGCCCGACCGGGCCAGCTCGCGCAGGTCGGGAGCGAGGTGCCGGAGCACGCGGGCGGAAAAGTAGGCCGTGCCGAGGGCGGGCACGGGGCCACCCCCGGTCAGGAATGGGTTGGCGGGGGGCATCCCAGCGATCATGACCCGTCGGCGGCAAGCTCGACTGTGGGAATCTCACGGAGGAGCTTGGCGGTAGTTCGGACCCACCCATCCCCGTCCCCTGTGGAATCTCTTCCAATTCCCGCCCCATGCTAAACTCCGTCTCATCCGTCACGCGGGCAACGGCCCTTCCGTCGCCCACAAGGAGCCTCCTATGAAGAGAATCACGACCGTCCTCCTGCTCGGTGCCGCCGCCGTGGCGTTCGCGCAGGGCAGCACCTTCCTGACCATCGGCTCCGGCTCGACCACGGGCGTGTACTTCCCGGTGGCGACGGGCATGGCGAAGCTCATCAACGACGCGGGGGCCGGAGTGCGCGCCAACGCCCGCTCGACGGGCGGCAGCGTCTTCAACGTGAACGCCCTCGCCACGGGCGAACTCGACGCGGCCATCGCGCAAAACGACATCGTGTACTACGCCTACCGGGGCACGGGCATCCAGGCCTTCCAGGGCAAGGCGAACAACAAGATTCGCACGATGGCGGTCCTGTACCCGGAGGTGCTGCACGTCATCGCCCGCCGCGACTCGGGCATCAACTCCATCGCGGACCTGAAGGGCAAGCGCGTCGTGATCGGTGATCTCGGCTCGGGCACCGAGCAGACGGCCCGGCAGGTGCTGGAGGCATACAACCTCAGCTTCGACGACCTCGGGCAGGCGCTCCGCGTATCGCCCGCCCAGGGCATCTCTCTGATGCAGGACAAGCGTGCCGACGCCCTCTTCTACACGGTCGGCGTGGGGGCCAGCGCCATCTCGCAGATCGCGCAGACGGTGGACGTGAAGGTCGTGCCCGTGGGCGGCAACCAGGCGTCCTCGCTGATCAAGAAGTACCCCTTCTACGTGCGCTACAACATCCCCGCCCGGAGCTACAAGGGTGTGGGAGCCACGGTGCCCAGCGTGGCCGTGCAGGCGACCCTCGTCACGACCACGGGCGTGAGCGACGACGCCGTGTATCAGGCCCTCAAGGCGTCCCTCGGCAACGAGGCCGAGGTCAAGGCGCTGCATCCCAGCCTCGCCACCAACTTCTCGTACGAGAAGGCCGTGAAGGGCCTCCCCGCCCCCCTCCACCCCGGCGCGGT
Coding sequences within:
- a CDS encoding chloride channel protein, producing the protein MLPVRSPLPRAVLTRLETGRLVVLSVVLGVLVGVLCVPLRLGLDALLRLSSVVTGYSPPGTPGEGGLLMAFGAALPWGLLALPLAGAAYAWLVPGETGDPLAQLVRGYHARGQWPGPVAQVRTLAGTLLGYAGGLLVGRDAPFTMVGQLGAWVLRRATRLDAVEVRALTLAGAAAGLGAVLHAPLAAAVLVAEVLYRRFEFEVEVLMPCVLASVAAYAVYGVAFGFTPLFSVQALQVPSASQLPGVAGVALAVALAGWASLFACRLLPGAWTTGPRRIVLGGVFGALTAALALWSTPAVLGDGAGWVQLGASGFLGEEGIVAGAWRWGLLALGARLAFGGGVLPSVGVGGLLGAGLGSLLGVDVAVCALVGAVAFLTTTLNVPVAAALLAVAWGGDAMLPTALLAAGLAHLVSGESGLLPGQARSRAASPVHAATGLSLLPEGVRFVARRAPDGAGTPGTPLDAPSTAEDGGLPPLASDRELYRRGVPASWRGARLSVLSLPPGVEVVGVVREGTVRLPRPELRLTADDELVFLARPEAYAALEGVLRLPG
- a CDS encoding MFS transporter, with product MTAAPARPDRAPWNRDERLGILNGWLVFLGDGFLNVSVVLAGFAARLGAPNAVIGLLPAIAGGGWMLPQLLVAARVRPLPHKLPVYRSAALARMLSYLAMVVIAATLADRPALCLTLFILAMVTNALASGVAGLPFLEVVSKVVPSSRRARFFGTRNLYGGLLAFGAGLVVRWILASELAFPLNYALIFLLGTVAYTVGYGVFGRVTEPPDQPLPPGNVWDEVRSIPATLADAHFRAFLRVRLLLAAASLGEPFYAVYALRELEYPAATLGVFVMTLTGAAPLSNLVWQRVAERKGSRRIIRYAAATAGLAPLVALTVGTLGLGAWAYLLVFLLTSVAAQGFNLGHTNHLLNISPPESRSRYIGTLNTLVGTVLFAPVVGGVIADTLGYRTVFVLGSALFAVAWWQCGKLRRDA
- the msrP gene encoding protein-methionine-sulfoxide reductase catalytic subunit MsrP; its protein translation is MTILPPDRDPPPQPDPSRREFLRRAALFTGTAVALGGGLTLLTRRPGAVDGATGEEVIWRPGGPPGPYDTAEAVTPYRQATTYNNFYEFGLGKDDPARLGGSLRTRPWTVQIDGEVRRPQTVDVDTLQSWFPLEDRVYRMRCVEGWSMVMPWLGFPLGALLRRMEPTGQARYVQFTSLHDPEQFPGQRSGVLAWPYVEGLRLDEALHPLTLMAVGLQGRVLLPQNGAPLRLVVPWKYGFKSIKSVVRITLTREQPRTTWSEAAPNEYGFFANVNPAVDHPRWSQATERRIGEGGRRPTLPFNGYAEEVAQLYGGMDLGKFY
- a CDS encoding protein-methionine-sulfoxide reductase heme-binding subunit MsrQ, which gives rise to MSRRSGPPLPWLVPAVTVGGLLPAAVLLLDATTGTLGANPVQRALHQTGLLALTLLILSLTCTPLRLLFRWTWPARIRKALGLLAFGYAALHFLIYLFDHAFAPGVVLADVLERPFITVGLTALLLLVPLAWTSGRDDVRRLGFARWQRLHRLVYVAVSLAALHYWWGVKQDRTAPLVAALVVAALFAVRLVWRKRSAARRRVGSASRLSGD
- a CDS encoding amino acid ABC transporter ATP-binding protein, with translation MTQTSTGAQPGSTSAPAVQPIIVAQEVQKHFGTFHALRGVSMSVRPGEVVVIIGPSGSGKSTFIRTINALDPHDGGSITVDGIPLQGARNLDAIRREVGMVFQSFNLFPHLTVLENITLAPMRVRKTGKAEAEKRGLELLRRVGIEEQAHKYPAQLSGGQQQRVAIARALAMDPKVMLFDEPTSALDPEMIKEVLDVMKELARTGMTMLVVTHEMGFAREVADRILFFDQGQIVEDTTPEAFYTNPQHDRAKAFLGKILGH
- a CDS encoding TAXI family TRAP transporter solute-binding subunit, with the protein product MKRITTVLLLGAAAVAFAQGSTFLTIGSGSTTGVYFPVATGMAKLINDAGAGVRANARSTGGSVFNVNALATGELDAAIAQNDIVYYAYRGTGIQAFQGKANNKIRTMAVLYPEVLHVIARRDSGINSIADLKGKRVVIGDLGSGTEQTARQVLEAYNLSFDDLGQALRVSPAQGISLMQDKRADALFYTVGVGASAISQIAQTVDVKVVPVGGNQASSLIKKYPFYVRYNIPARSYKGVGATVPSVAVQATLVTTTGVSDDAVYQALKASLGNEAEVKALHPSLATNFSYEKAVKGLPAPLHPGAVKFFREKGVTVR